The DNA sequence CGCCGTGCGCCCACGCGTACAGCGCGAGGTGGTCGGCCACCGACAGGTCGGGGAAGTAGTCGAAGTCGTCGAGCAGGCAGGCCATCGCGGCGCGGGCCTCGGGGTCGGTCTCCCGGAACCGTCTGCCCTCCAGCTCGACGACCCCCTCGTCCGGTTCCTCGATCCCGGCCACGCAGCGCAGCAGCGTGGTCTTGCCCGCGCCGTTCGGGCCGACGAGCGCGATCGCCTCGCCCGGTCTCAGGGTGAAGCCGACGTCCTGCAGCACCGGGACGCCGGAGTAGGACTTGCACAGCCCGGACACCGCCAGCAGGTCCGGGGCCCGGCCGGCGGGCATGCCTTCGGTCACGTTCGCCATGGCCTCCCGGTAGGGGTCACGTTCGGAAAACCCGCGCGCGGCGCGGTCAAACCACGTTGACGAACAACGTGGTTCGCCGGTTCCCGCCCGGAACGCCGGGCCGTACGGCACGGCCGCCGCGATCCCGGCGCGCGGGCGGCCTCACCGGGAGGGGTCCGGCCCGGCGGACGCTGCGGCCTCGGCGGTGACCGCCCGCAGCAGGGCCCCGGCGGCGCCGATGAACAGGAAGGACACGCCGGTGACCTGGGCGAAGGAGAGCAGGTCGAAGGTGGCCATGCCGATGAGCGGCACGGTGAGCGCGGCGGCGAGCGAGAGGCCGAGGTCGCGGGCGCCGGGGTCGGCCGCGAGGCGGCGGGCGCGGAGCGCGGCATAGCCGGCGACCAGGAACATCGCGACGATCACGGTGATGCCGATCAGGCCGGCCTCGACGGCGGACAGGATGTACTGGTTGTCGAAGACCTGGTGCTTGGGCGCGTACCAGGTGGCGACGCCGCGCCCGAGCCAGGGGTGGCGGGCGATCT is a window from the Thermopolyspora flexuosa genome containing:
- a CDS encoding ABC transporter ATP-binding protein, which codes for MTEGMPAGRAPDLLAVSGLCKSYSGVPVLQDVGFTLRPGEAIALVGPNGAGKTTLLRCVAGIEEPDEGVVELEGRRFRETDPEARAAMACLLDDFDYFPDLSVADHLALYAWAHGVPDPERTVEDVLRELDLLPLADRLPITLSSGQRHRFGLASCLVRPRRILLLDEPEQRLDAEGRAWLVSRLGAELASGVAVLFASHDRELVDAVADRVIEVGS